One genomic window of Streptomyces spiramyceticus includes the following:
- a CDS encoding acyl-CoA dehydrogenase family protein, translating into MTDKLTDAAEVRRLTRELLAAHPPATTDRTDFLKARFDAGLAWVHYPEGLGGLGVSRSLQAVVDAELEAAGAPDNDPRRIGIGLGMAAPTILRFGTDEQKQSLLRPLWVGEEVWCQLFSEPGAGSDLAALGTRAVRDGGGTSRSSEAESGGSWVVNGQKVWTSSAHVARWAILIARTDPDLPKHQGITYFLCDMTDPGVEVRPLRQITGEAEFNEVFLTDVRIPDSRRLGAVGEGWKVAQTTLMNERVSIGGSRIPREGGMIGPVAKTWRERPELRTHDLHQRLLDLWIEAEVARLAGERLRQQLVAGQPGPEGSGMKLAFARLNQEISGLEVELRGEEGLLYDDWTMRRPELVDFTGRDAGYRYLRSKGNSIEGGTSEVLLNIVAERVLGLPTEPRSDKDIAWKDLAR; encoded by the coding sequence ATGACGGACAAGCTCACCGACGCCGCCGAAGTGCGCCGCCTCACCAGGGAGTTGCTGGCCGCACACCCGCCGGCCACCACGGACCGTACGGACTTCCTCAAGGCCCGCTTCGACGCCGGACTCGCCTGGGTGCACTACCCCGAAGGACTCGGCGGACTCGGAGTGTCCCGCTCCCTCCAGGCCGTAGTGGACGCGGAGCTGGAAGCGGCGGGTGCTCCTGACAACGACCCGCGGCGCATCGGCATCGGCCTCGGCATGGCCGCGCCGACCATCCTGCGCTTCGGTACGGACGAGCAGAAGCAGAGCCTGCTGCGGCCGCTGTGGGTCGGCGAGGAGGTGTGGTGCCAGCTGTTCAGCGAGCCGGGAGCGGGCTCCGACCTCGCGGCGCTGGGAACACGGGCCGTACGGGACGGTGGGGGCACCTCCCGCTCGAGCGAAGCCGAGAGTGGGGGAAGCTGGGTCGTGAACGGGCAGAAAGTCTGGACGTCCAGCGCCCATGTGGCCCGCTGGGCCATCCTCATCGCCCGCACCGATCCCGACCTGCCCAAACACCAGGGCATCACGTACTTCCTGTGCGACATGACCGACCCCGGCGTCGAGGTCAGGCCGCTGCGCCAGATCACCGGCGAGGCCGAATTCAACGAGGTCTTCCTCACCGACGTACGCATCCCCGACAGCCGCCGCCTCGGCGCTGTCGGCGAGGGCTGGAAGGTCGCGCAGACCACCCTCATGAACGAGCGCGTCTCGATCGGCGGCTCCCGCATCCCGCGCGAGGGCGGCATGATCGGCCCCGTCGCGAAGACCTGGCGCGAACGCCCCGAACTGCGCACCCACGACCTGCACCAGCGCCTGCTCGACCTCTGGATCGAGGCGGAGGTCGCACGCCTCGCCGGTGAGCGGCTGCGCCAGCAGCTCGTGGCCGGACAGCCGGGCCCCGAGGGCTCCGGCATGAAGCTGGCCTTCGCCCGCCTCAACCAGGAGATCAGCGGCCTGGAGGTGGAACTGCGCGGCGAGGAAGGGCTGTTGTACGACGACTGGACCATGCGCCGCCCCGAACTCGTCGACTTCACCGGACGCGACGCCGGCTACCGATACCTGCGGTCGAAGGGCAACAGCATCGAGGGCGGTACGAGCGAGGTGCTGCTGAACATCGTCGCCGAACGCGTGCTCGGCCTCCCGACGGAGCCGCGCAGCGACAAGGACATCGCCTGGAAGGACCTGGCTCGATGA
- a CDS encoding ABC transporter ATP-binding protein, producing MGGPALAVRGLSVRFRMRGGAHIAAVTGASFDLAAGECLALVGESGCGKSVLASALLGLLPGNAQTAGSAVLGDADLDLLTADERTLVRTVRGRRIGLVPQSPAAHLTPVRTVGAQLEETLRELTGTRRRDLRKAARAAAGRAAFPVDHLDRYPHELSGGLAQRAATALALVGDAPLLLADEPTTGLDRELVDRTVDELRRHVDDGHALLMITHDLAAAERIAERVAVMYAGRIVELADAASFFGAPGPRHPYARGLLDALPERSFTPIPGMPPELGDLPAGCAFAARCTYASEACAAQPEFADGIACHHPPAEEPARA from the coding sequence ATGGGGGGACCCGCCCTGGCCGTGCGCGGGCTTTCCGTGCGTTTTCGGATGCGGGGCGGCGCGCACATTGCCGCCGTCACCGGGGCGAGCTTCGATCTCGCGGCCGGGGAGTGTCTCGCCCTCGTCGGTGAGAGCGGGTGCGGCAAGTCCGTGCTTGCCTCCGCGCTGCTCGGGCTTCTCCCCGGCAACGCGCAGACCGCAGGATCCGCCGTCCTCGGCGACGCAGACCTGGACCTCCTCACCGCTGACGAGCGCACCCTCGTGCGCACCGTACGGGGGCGTCGTATCGGGCTCGTGCCGCAGAGTCCCGCCGCGCACCTCACGCCCGTACGGACCGTCGGGGCGCAGCTGGAAGAGACGCTCCGCGAGCTCACCGGGACGCGCAGGCGAGACCTGCGCAAGGCTGCGCGTGCGGCGGCCGGGCGGGCCGCGTTTCCCGTCGACCACCTCGACCGCTACCCGCACGAGCTGTCCGGCGGGCTCGCGCAGCGCGCCGCGACCGCCCTCGCGCTCGTCGGCGACGCACCGCTGCTGCTCGCCGACGAGCCGACCACCGGCCTCGACCGGGAGCTCGTCGACCGGACCGTCGACGAGCTCCGCCGCCACGTCGACGACGGCCACGCGCTCCTGATGATCACCCACGATCTCGCGGCAGCGGAGCGCATCGCCGAACGCGTCGCCGTCATGTACGCCGGGCGGATCGTCGAACTTGCCGACGCAGCAAGCTTTTTCGGTGCTCCCGGGCCGCGGCATCCCTACGCCCGAGGGTTGCTGGACGCCCTGCCCGAGCGTTCCTTCACGCCGATCCCGGGTATGCCGCCCGAGCTCGGTGACCTGCCCGCCGGATGCGCGTTCGCCGCCCGCTGTACGTACGCCTCCGAGGCATGCGCCGCACAGCCGGAATTCGCGGACGGCATCGCCTGCCACCACCCGCCGGCCGAGGAGCCTGCCCGTGCTTGA
- a CDS encoding acyl-CoA dehydrogenase family protein, translating to MSDLLYSEAENDLRAAVRSLLADRCDAPVVLARIESDTPYDQRLWASLATEMGLAGLLVPEKLGGQGATHREAAVVLEELGRSVAPAPYLTSAVIAAETLLACDTQDAAVAELLGALAGGRTVAVLAVPLSAAPGAAPSGVVQADGNGLLVGRITGVADAGAATVLLVPAQDGLYAVETGADGVSVDALTPLDLTRPLAAVTLEGARGRRIAASAEAPVRCGLLAGAGLLASEQLGIAEWCLEEIVRYTRDRKQFNRPVGSFQALKHRMAQLWLQVVSARAAARNAADALATGSTDAPLAVALAQAYCSRVAVRAAEECVQLHGGIGMTWEHPAHLYLKRAKSDEIVLGSPGRHKEVLADLVDLRGPR from the coding sequence ATGAGCGATCTGCTGTACTCCGAGGCCGAGAACGACCTGCGCGCAGCCGTACGGTCCCTGCTCGCCGACCGCTGCGACGCTCCCGTCGTCCTCGCCCGCATCGAGTCGGACACCCCGTACGACCAGCGGTTGTGGGCCTCCCTCGCCACCGAAATGGGCCTGGCAGGGCTGCTTGTGCCCGAGAAGCTGGGCGGCCAGGGCGCCACGCACCGCGAGGCCGCGGTGGTGCTGGAGGAGCTGGGCCGCAGCGTCGCCCCGGCGCCGTACCTCACGAGCGCCGTCATCGCCGCCGAGACGCTGCTGGCCTGCGATACGCAGGACGCAGCCGTCGCGGAGCTGTTGGGCGCGCTGGCCGGCGGCCGTACGGTCGCGGTGCTCGCCGTCCCGCTGTCCGCCGCACCGGGCGCCGCGCCCTCCGGCGTGGTACAGGCGGACGGCAACGGCCTGCTCGTGGGACGTATCACCGGCGTCGCCGACGCGGGCGCCGCCACGGTGCTGCTCGTACCGGCGCAGGACGGTCTCTACGCGGTGGAGACGGGAGCGGACGGCGTGAGCGTGGACGCCCTCACTCCGCTGGACCTGACCCGGCCGCTCGCCGCCGTCACCCTCGAAGGGGCACGCGGCCGCCGGATCGCCGCCTCGGCCGAAGCTCCGGTACGCTGCGGGCTGCTCGCCGGGGCCGGACTGCTCGCGTCCGAGCAGCTGGGGATCGCGGAGTGGTGCCTGGAGGAGATCGTCCGTTACACGCGCGACCGCAAGCAGTTCAACCGCCCGGTCGGCTCGTTCCAGGCGCTCAAGCACCGTATGGCACAGCTGTGGCTGCAGGTTGTCTCGGCGCGGGCCGCCGCCCGTAACGCCGCCGACGCCCTGGCCACCGGCAGCACGGACGCGCCGCTCGCGGTCGCGCTCGCGCAGGCGTACTGCTCGCGGGTCGCGGTGCGCGCGGCCGAGGAGTGCGTACAGCTGCACGGCGGCATCGGGATGACGTGGGAGCACCCGGCGCACCTGTACCTCAAGCGGGCCAAGTCCGATGAGATCGTGCTGGGTTCGCCCGGGCGGCACAAAGAGGTCCTCGCCGACCTCGTTGACCTGCGAGGGCCTCGGTAA
- a CDS encoding ABC transporter permease, whose amino-acid sequence MAELTAWRSHGRTRRSTRTIRVRTSALIMAAVVLAVLVVPPLADLDQQAIDLSMKLQPPSPAHPFGTDDVGRDLLLRCVYGLRVSLLVGLVAALAATFIGTAVGAAAAVFGGWTDRVVMRLVDTFSSVPHLLLGIFIVAMFRPGVWPVIVSVALTHWLSTARIVRSEVLSLRSRPYIDAAVSGGASRWRVTVRHLLPGVLPQAGLAAVLMIPHAMWHESALSFLGLGLPTHQASLGNLVQSARGSLLAGDWWPTLFPGLLLIIPTLAIAGLAGAWRERLNPRRRSELML is encoded by the coding sequence ATGGCTGAGCTCACCGCATGGCGCTCCCACGGCCGCACCCGCCGCTCGACCCGCACGATCCGCGTCCGTACGTCTGCGCTGATCATGGCGGCGGTGGTCCTCGCGGTCCTTGTCGTACCGCCACTGGCCGACCTCGACCAGCAGGCCATCGACTTGTCGATGAAGCTCCAGCCGCCGTCTCCGGCCCACCCGTTCGGTACGGACGACGTCGGCCGCGACCTGCTGCTGCGCTGCGTCTACGGACTGCGCGTCTCACTCCTCGTCGGCCTGGTCGCGGCGCTGGCCGCCACCTTCATCGGAACGGCCGTCGGCGCGGCGGCAGCGGTGTTCGGCGGCTGGACGGACCGGGTGGTGATGCGGCTGGTCGACACCTTCTCGTCCGTCCCGCACCTGCTGCTCGGCATCTTCATCGTCGCGATGTTCCGACCGGGGGTGTGGCCGGTGATCGTGTCGGTGGCCCTCACCCACTGGCTGTCGACGGCCCGCATCGTCCGCTCGGAAGTCCTGTCGCTGCGCTCGCGTCCGTACATCGACGCGGCGGTGTCCGGGGGCGCGTCGCGGTGGCGGGTGACCGTCCGCCACCTGCTGCCGGGCGTACTGCCGCAGGCGGGACTTGCGGCGGTGCTGATGATTCCGCACGCGATGTGGCACGAGTCGGCGCTGTCCTTCCTGGGCCTCGGCCTGCCGACGCACCAGGCGAGCCTCGGCAACCTGGTCCAGTCGGCACGCGGTTCGCTGCTGGCGGGCGACTGGTGGCCGACGCTCTTCCCCGGCCTACTCCTGATCATCCCGACCCTGGCAATAGCAGGCCTGGCCGGAGCCTGGCGGGAACGACTCAACCCCCGCCGCCGATCGGAGCTGATGCTGTGA
- a CDS encoding ABC transporter substrate-binding protein — translation MLSRSIRGAAAATLAGTLAITAAACSKPGESAGGHGAGDSAVVGIAYEPETLSPLLGYGKDGNSKIFDGLLTFDEEMTLKPALAAELPEVGDDGRTYTYTLREGVKFSDGKPFTSKDVVFTYKTILDKKTNNASKTELDAVKDVRAEGDHKVVFTLKYPYAPFAERTVLPIAPEHVAGRQDVNSGAFTTEPVGTGPYILTGWSKGEKLSFKANPRYWGGEPKVKKFTMAIIKDDDVRATRLRAGDLDGAILPPNLAKTFKDDGGRTTYAARSFDYRTVTLPTHNKVAGDTDVRRALDVAVDRQAMVDRILEGAGKPAYGPVPTDSPWFAKGTERTHDLARAKKILDEAGWKAGADGIRVKDGVRAEFPLWYLSGDKLRQDHALAYASDAKKAGIDIKTQAGTWEVIMPRMKHDAVLAGGGAPGDPDFDQYALLQSSLAGDAFNNMARYDNPAVDKALDDGRRSGEKADRKAAYDTVQRELVKNPGYTFLTHIDHLYVVDDKWSGLTTQTEPHDHGLASGPWWNVEDWTPKK, via the coding sequence ATGCTGTCCCGATCGATACGTGGGGCGGCCGCCGCGACGCTGGCCGGAACGCTGGCCATCACCGCGGCGGCCTGCTCGAAGCCGGGCGAGAGCGCCGGCGGACACGGGGCCGGGGATTCGGCGGTCGTCGGCATCGCGTACGAACCCGAGACGCTCAGCCCTCTCCTCGGCTACGGCAAGGACGGCAACTCCAAGATCTTCGACGGGCTGCTCACCTTCGACGAGGAGATGACGCTCAAGCCCGCGCTCGCCGCCGAACTGCCCGAAGTCGGCGACGACGGCCGGACATACACGTACACCCTGCGCGAGGGCGTGAAGTTCAGCGACGGCAAGCCCTTCACGTCCAAGGACGTGGTCTTCACCTACAAGACCATCCTCGACAAGAAGACCAACAACGCCTCGAAGACCGAGCTCGACGCGGTCAAGGACGTCCGGGCCGAGGGCGACCACAAGGTCGTCTTCACACTCAAGTACCCGTACGCGCCGTTCGCCGAGCGCACCGTTCTGCCGATCGCCCCCGAGCACGTCGCGGGCCGCCAGGACGTCAACAGCGGCGCGTTCACCACCGAGCCGGTCGGCACCGGACCGTACATCCTCACCGGCTGGTCCAAGGGCGAGAAGCTCAGCTTCAAGGCCAACCCCCGCTACTGGGGCGGCGAGCCGAAGGTGAAGAAGTTCACCATGGCGATCATCAAGGACGACGACGTGCGCGCCACGCGGCTGCGCGCCGGCGACCTCGACGGGGCCATCCTGCCGCCCAACCTGGCCAAGACCTTCAAGGACGACGGCGGCAGGACCACGTACGCCGCCAGGTCCTTCGACTACCGCACCGTGACGCTGCCGACGCACAACAAGGTCGCGGGCGACACGGACGTACGGCGGGCCCTCGACGTCGCCGTCGACCGTCAGGCCATGGTCGACCGGATCCTCGAAGGGGCGGGCAAGCCGGCGTACGGTCCCGTCCCGACCGACAGCCCCTGGTTCGCCAAGGGCACCGAGCGCACGCACGACCTCGCCAGGGCGAAGAAGATCCTCGACGAGGCGGGCTGGAAGGCGGGCGCCGACGGCATCCGCGTCAAGGACGGCGTACGCGCCGAGTTCCCGCTCTGGTACCTGTCCGGCGACAAGCTCCGCCAGGACCACGCCCTCGCCTACGCGTCCGACGCGAAGAAGGCCGGCATCGACATCAAGACCCAGGCCGGCACCTGGGAGGTCATCATGCCGCGCATGAAGCACGACGCGGTCCTCGCGGGCGGCGGAGCGCCCGGCGACCCGGACTTCGACCAGTACGCACTGCTCCAGTCGTCCCTCGCGGGCGACGCCTTCAACAACATGGCCCGGTACGACAACCCGGCCGTCGACAAGGCGCTCGACGACGGCCGCAGAAGCGGTGAGAAGGCCGACCGCAAGGCCGCGTACGACACCGTCCAGCGCGAGCTCGTGAAGAACCCGGGCTATACCTTCCTCACCCACATCGACCACCTGTACGTCGTCGACGACAAGTGGTCCGGGCTGACGACGCAGACCGAGCCGCACGACCACGGCCTGGCCTCCGGCCCGTGGTGGAACGTCGAGGACTGGACGCCGAAGAAGTGA
- a CDS encoding ABC transporter permease gives MARMTGRRILFAAPVLLVVTFGVFAVAAASPFDPVKAYAGTAGLTASQENLDQLRANLGVDQPLVGRWWHWLTSAVTGDLGDSVVMRRPVADVIAERLGWSVLLAVTAFVVAILLGTALGVPAARRQGGRLDRAASSAAYTLEAAPAFWLGLLAMWLFALKLGVLPAGGLTDTASDVITFGQVASHLVLPAAVLGVSQLPWFFLYVRQGVADALEEDPVRGARARGLSERTVLLGHALRSGMLPMLTLVGSRVPELITGALLVETVFSWPGIAAATVQAATAVDFPLLAALTVLATVAVLAGNLLSDVLYGLADPRVGFDG, from the coding sequence ATGGCGAGGATGACGGGGCGGCGGATCCTGTTCGCCGCCCCCGTCCTGCTGGTGGTGACCTTCGGCGTCTTCGCCGTCGCCGCCGCCTCGCCCTTCGACCCCGTCAAGGCATACGCGGGCACCGCGGGCCTCACCGCCTCGCAGGAGAACCTCGACCAGCTCCGCGCCAACCTCGGCGTGGACCAGCCGCTCGTCGGACGCTGGTGGCACTGGCTGACCTCGGCGGTCACCGGAGACCTCGGCGACTCGGTTGTGATGCGCCGGCCGGTCGCCGACGTCATCGCCGAACGCCTCGGCTGGTCCGTCCTCCTGGCCGTCACCGCGTTCGTCGTCGCGATCCTGCTCGGTACGGCGCTGGGCGTGCCGGCAGCGCGCAGGCAGGGCGGCCGGCTGGACCGGGCGGCGAGCTCGGCGGCGTACACCCTGGAAGCGGCGCCCGCGTTCTGGCTGGGCCTGCTGGCCATGTGGCTGTTCGCCCTGAAGCTGGGCGTACTGCCGGCCGGCGGACTCACCGACACCGCCAGCGACGTCATCACCTTCGGCCAGGTCGCCTCGCACCTGGTGCTGCCCGCGGCCGTCCTCGGGGTCTCCCAACTGCCCTGGTTCTTCCTGTACGTCCGCCAGGGCGTTGCCGACGCGCTGGAAGAGGACCCGGTGCGCGGGGCGCGTGCACGCGGCCTCAGCGAACGCACGGTCCTGCTCGGCCACGCCCTGCGCTCCGGAATGCTGCCGATGCTCACACTCGTCGGCTCGCGTGTGCCCGAACTCATCACGGGCGCGCTGCTCGTCGAGACGGTCTTCAGCTGGCCGGGCATAGCAGCCGCGACGGTGCAGGCGGCCACCGCCGTCGACTTCCCCCTGCTGGCAGCGCTGACCGTGCTGGCCACGGTGGCGGTGCTCGCCGGAAACCTCCTCTCCGACGTGCTGTACGGACTGGCGGACCCGCGGGTGGGCTTCGATGGCTGA
- a CDS encoding protein kinase domain-containing protein, which translates to MYDLGEGAELGAGRYRLQATLGSGGMATVYRAHDDALGRTVAVKVMRPELARDPAFRQRFRREARLVAGLNHPHVVSVHDIGEHHVPGTQESLLYLVMEYVDGESLLDRLARGPLPTEDALRCAVDILEGLGASHAQGIVHRDVKPANVMITSSGWCKVLDFGIAWAAEGSPNLTAEGRFVGSPPYMAPEQVVGEATDGRTDVYAVGIVLFELLSGRTPFGDAPVQTLLARQLQQAPPTLAEVGVRVPRAVQDVIMRALAKDPRDRFDDAHLMSSAIGRILERGGARTHAATADVRRRVAARVAEPPRPVRPSPLPPPPVAQRARAAGSPHLIPEPSDGPYVPYSRKASRFGFWAGLAGIPLFSLLYHLVEEGVSRPPVVALALTSAVAALVGLICSARALSHPGCGSGCRHGMAGWGVFLNLMAAAIWFAWLLGMAGQT; encoded by the coding sequence TTGTACGACCTGGGCGAAGGCGCCGAACTGGGCGCCGGCAGATACCGTTTGCAGGCCACGCTGGGTTCCGGTGGCATGGCCACGGTCTACCGCGCGCACGACGACGCCCTGGGCAGGACGGTCGCGGTCAAGGTCATGCGGCCCGAGCTGGCCCGGGACCCGGCGTTCCGGCAGCGGTTCCGGCGGGAGGCCAGGCTCGTCGCCGGGCTCAACCATCCCCATGTGGTGTCCGTGCACGACATCGGCGAACACCACGTGCCGGGCACCCAGGAGTCGTTGCTGTACCTCGTCATGGAGTACGTCGACGGCGAGTCGCTGCTCGACCGGCTCGCCCGGGGCCCGCTGCCCACCGAGGACGCACTGCGCTGCGCCGTCGACATCCTGGAGGGGCTGGGGGCCAGCCACGCGCAGGGGATAGTGCACAGGGACGTGAAACCGGCCAACGTGATGATCACGTCGAGCGGTTGGTGCAAGGTCCTGGACTTCGGGATCGCGTGGGCGGCCGAGGGCTCACCGAATCTGACCGCCGAAGGGCGCTTCGTCGGTTCGCCGCCGTACATGGCGCCGGAGCAGGTGGTCGGCGAGGCGACGGACGGGCGTACGGACGTGTACGCCGTCGGCATCGTCCTCTTCGAACTCCTCAGCGGGCGCACCCCCTTCGGTGACGCCCCCGTACAGACTCTGCTGGCCAGGCAGCTTCAGCAGGCACCGCCCACCCTGGCCGAGGTGGGCGTACGCGTCCCGCGCGCCGTACAGGACGTCATCATGCGCGCGCTCGCGAAGGACCCGCGCGACCGGTTCGACGATGCCCACCTGATGAGCTCGGCCATCGGCCGGATTCTCGAACGCGGCGGCGCGCGGACACACGCGGCGACGGCGGACGTACGCCGCAGGGTCGCCGCCCGAGTGGCGGAACCGCCCCGGCCCGTACGGCCGTCGCCCCTGCCACCCCCTCCGGTGGCCCAACGGGCCCGGGCGGCGGGCTCACCGCACCTGATACCCGAGCCGTCGGACGGGCCGTACGTTCCGTACAGCCGGAAGGCTTCCCGCTTCGGCTTCTGGGCCGGGCTGGCCGGCATCCCGCTGTTCTCCCTCCTCTACCACCTGGTGGAGGAGGGGGTGTCCAGACCTCCCGTCGTGGCCCTCGCTCTGACCTCCGCCGTCGCCGCTCTGGTGGGTCTGATCTGCTCGGCCCGCGCCCTGTCGCACCCGGGCTGCGGGTCCGGTTGCAGGCACGGCATGGCCGGTTGGGGTGTGTTCCTGAATCTGATGGCCGCGGCCATCTGGTTCGCGTGGCTGCTGGGGATGGCGGGCCAGACCTGA
- a CDS encoding phosphatidylinositol-specific phospholipase C/glycerophosphodiester phosphodiesterase family protein translates to MAVPAPTRRRVVTTFAASLAGAVAVPASAQAAEKKPGSKPLRRAHAHNDYEHERPLLDALSHGFTSVEADIYLVDGQLLVAHDPVDLDPTRTLESLYLAPLIARIRANHGSVYAGYRRPVQLLIDIKNEGAATYLELHRQLRRYRRMLSTYVHGHVRPSAVTPVISGDRSARAPMEAQRVRYAFYDGRLDDLGTAAPASFVPLISSNWTQSFSWLGTGPFPAAERAKLHAIVSAAHKHGQRVRFWATPDLAGPSRDAVWTELLAAGVDHINTDDLAGLERFLRTYDA, encoded by the coding sequence ATGGCCGTCCCCGCGCCCACCCGCCGCAGAGTCGTCACCACCTTCGCAGCCTCCCTTGCGGGAGCCGTCGCCGTACCCGCGTCCGCGCAGGCAGCCGAGAAGAAGCCCGGCTCGAAGCCTTTGCGCCGCGCCCACGCCCACAACGACTACGAGCACGAACGGCCCCTGCTCGACGCTCTCTCGCACGGCTTCACCAGCGTGGAGGCCGACATCTACCTGGTCGACGGGCAGCTCCTCGTCGCCCACGATCCGGTCGACCTCGATCCCACCCGCACGCTCGAATCGCTCTATCTGGCCCCCCTTATAGCCAGGATCAGGGCAAACCACGGCTCCGTATATGCTGGTTACCGCCGCCCCGTACAGCTGCTCATCGACATCAAGAACGAGGGCGCCGCAACCTACCTCGAACTGCATCGCCAACTGCGCCGCTACCGCCGCATGCTCAGTACGTACGTCCACGGCCACGTACGCCCCAGCGCGGTAACCCCCGTCATCTCCGGCGACCGCTCCGCCCGCGCCCCGATGGAGGCGCAGCGCGTCCGGTACGCGTTCTACGACGGGCGTCTCGACGACCTCGGCACGGCGGCCCCCGCCTCCTTCGTCCCGCTCATCAGCAGCAACTGGACGCAGAGCTTCAGCTGGCTCGGCACCGGCCCCTTCCCGGCAGCCGAGCGGGCAAAACTGCACGCCATCGTCTCCGCCGCCCACAAGCACGGCCAACGCGTCCGCTTCTGGGCCACTCCCGACCTGGCGGGGCCTTCGCGCGACGCCGTCTGGACCGAGCTGCTCGCCGCGGGCGTGGACCACATCAACACCGACGACCTCGCCGGCCTTGAGCGCTTTCTCCGCACCTACGACGCGTAG
- a CDS encoding mycothiol transferase, with amino-acid sequence MKATELLADGFGRIGEVVHDAVEGLSAEELNARIDAKANSIAWLVWHLARIQDAQVAEVAELEQVWDAQGWEARFDLPLPAGSTGYGHTARQVGAVQVDSGGLLLEYSDAVLEQTMTFVRGLAAADLDRVVDEGWDPPVTLGVRLVSVLSDDLQHAGQAAFVRGVLQRR; translated from the coding sequence ATGAAGGCTACGGAGCTACTGGCCGACGGATTCGGACGCATCGGGGAGGTGGTTCACGATGCCGTTGAAGGGCTCTCTGCCGAGGAGCTCAATGCGCGCATCGATGCGAAGGCGAATTCGATCGCGTGGCTCGTGTGGCATCTGGCCCGGATCCAGGACGCCCAAGTGGCCGAGGTTGCGGAGCTGGAGCAGGTGTGGGACGCACAGGGCTGGGAAGCACGGTTCGATCTGCCCCTCCCCGCAGGGTCGACCGGGTACGGCCACACCGCCCGGCAGGTCGGAGCCGTCCAGGTCGACTCGGGTGGGTTGCTGCTGGAGTACTCGGACGCCGTGCTTGAGCAGACCATGACGTTCGTCCGCGGACTCGCCGCCGCTGACCTGGACCGTGTCGTCGACGAGGGCTGGGATCCACCGGTCACCCTGGGGGTCCGGCTGGTCAGTGTGCTGAGCGACGACCTGCAGCACGCCGGCCAGGCGGCCTTCGTCCGGGGCGTGCTGCAGCGCCGCTAG
- a CDS encoding ABC transporter ATP-binding protein, translating into MLELDAITAGYERGAPVVRDARLTVEPGEAVGLLGPSGCGKSTLARVAALLHRPDAGTVTLDGRAVTGWRHRAPREQRTAIGVVFQQPRMSADPRLRLRDLIAEPLRATGRRNEAAERVEELAVAVGLGDELLGRRPHEVSDGQLQRACLARALVLRPRWLVCDEMTAMLDASTTAALVAVVEAYRRERGAGLLAVGHDRVLLERWCDRTLRWEDVAAA; encoded by the coding sequence GTGCTTGAGCTCGATGCGATCACCGCCGGTTACGAGCGCGGGGCGCCGGTCGTGCGGGACGCACGGCTGACCGTCGAGCCGGGCGAGGCCGTCGGCCTGCTCGGGCCGAGCGGCTGCGGCAAGTCGACGCTCGCCAGGGTCGCCGCCCTGCTGCACCGGCCCGACGCGGGCACCGTCACCCTGGACGGCCGCGCCGTTACAGGCTGGCGCCACCGGGCCCCGCGCGAACAGCGCACCGCCATTGGCGTCGTCTTCCAGCAGCCACGGATGTCCGCCGACCCCCGGCTGCGGCTGCGCGACCTGATCGCGGAACCACTGCGCGCGACAGGGCGGCGTAACGAAGCGGCAGAGAGGGTGGAGGAGTTGGCCGTCGCCGTCGGCCTCGGCGACGAACTGCTGGGCCGTCGCCCGCACGAAGTCAGCGACGGCCAGCTGCAACGCGCCTGCCTGGCCCGCGCGCTGGTGCTGCGCCCGCGCTGGCTCGTCTGCGACGAGATGACCGCGATGCTGGACGCGTCGACGACGGCCGCGCTGGTCGCGGTGGTCGAGGCGTACCGGCGCGAACGCGGCGCCGGCCTGCTGGCCGTCGGCCACGACCGCGTGCTCCTGGAGCGCTGGTGCGACCGCACTCTCCGGTGGGAGGACGTCGCCGCAGCCTGA